The genomic window AAATCGGCGGAGATTTGAGAGAATTGAAAAAAATCATTGATGGGGTGGAGGATTCCCGGAGGCTGGGGATCTGTATAGATACCTGTCACTTGTATTCGGCGGGATATGATATTGTGGATCGCCTGGAAGAAGTTTTGGAAGAAATCGATCGACTGGTGGGGTTGGAACGGTTAAAAGCAGTGCATTTAAATGACAGCAAAACCGCCTTTCACTCGAAGAAAGATCGACACGAGGTTTTAGGCAAGGGCACCATTGGCGAAGAGGCCTTAGAAAGAATCATCCGTCATCCCAGCCTTCGCCATCTCCCTTTCAATCTAGAGACCCCTAATGATCTTTCTGGATATGAAAAGGAAATCAAAAGACTACGGAAGGCATGGTTGAAAGATGTTTAAGATGGAAAAGGAGAACTTGAAATTCCTTAAAAAGTGGTTGAAACATGAATATGCCCCGATGGTTGTGGCCGGAGCGGCGATCCTCGGGGTTCTAGTGGCGGTTTATTTGTTTTTTGCCCATGAGGGCGGGCCGGAGGCCTCGGTGGAAGGGCAGACTCACGGAAGTGCCTATAGCGAGAACATTAAAATTAGCAGTAGCGGTCCCGCAGGCCGCGGGCGGGTGAAGATGAGTTACTATTTAAGAAGCGAGGAAGCCTTTGAAGAGGCCATGGCCACAAAGGAGTATGTGATTCGGGACTTAACCATTGAAACCCTTCTATCATGGGACGAAGAATCTTTAAGCACCCGGGAAGGCATGGAAAACTTTAAAGAGGAGTTGCTTAATTTGATTTATGCAGAAACCGGCATTCCCGTAGATGGGATTTATTTTCATGAGTTCATACTAAACTAGAATATCATATTAAATTAGGATAAAGGGATTAAAGATTTCGCCTCTCCAATAGCCGAAAGGTTCCTACCGAAGCAAGATAACCAAGGACAAAGGTAAGGATGGTGGGGACAATTACCAGCACAGGATGACTCAAGGCTTCCCCGGAAACTCCGCCGATGGTGTAGGCGGCCATGTAAAAGGTAAGGGGAAGTTGTACTGCGGGGAAAAAAGCAGAAGAAAGAATAATGCTTCTTTTGCTTTTGTATCCTCTGAAAACCAGGAAAGAAAAAAGATCGGTTAAGATGCCTCCAAAAAAAGCGATGAAAAACATCCCGATAAAAAATCCGCTTAGAAGGACCCCGATTAATAGACCTAAGAGAGAGGGAATACCGATTTTCGGTATTTTTTTTGTTAAAAAAGTCACACCCCCTGCATAGATAGGAGAAACGATGATGGCCTTATAGGCGGGAAGAGGCATAAACTGCATGACGGGTATTAAAATGTAACCCAAAACAAAGACTGCGGACACGGTTAAGGCAATTAATACCAGATCTTTAAGTTGAAGTTCAAGTAATTTCATAGGGCACCTCTTTTTATTATTTCTGATTTCAATTAGACTATCATTATATAATGGAATTTTTGAATCATCAAGAGATTTCAAAAGTGTGAGTTTCATCACGGAACCGAAGAGAAGGGTATTATATGATGGTTTTAAGCAAGAAATAAACCATTAAAGGAGAGATCAGTTCATGAGTAATGAAATGTTTTGTCATCAATGTCAAGAAGCTGCAGGGAATGTCGGTTGTAGTGCTAAAGCAGGAGCCTGTGGAAAGCCCAGCGACGTTTCCAACCTTCAGGATTTATTAATTTATACGTTAAAAGGGGTAGCGGAGCTAAACCTTCAAGCCAGAAAAGCGGGACTGAACCGGGATAAAACCGACCGTTTAATGATGGACGGATTATTTTCCACCATCACCAATGCAAACTTTGACGGTGAAGCCATTAAAGACCGTATTGAAAAAGCCTTAGAGAAAAGAGAAGAACTAAAGGCCTTGTTAAAAGAAGAAGGAAAGCTGGAAAACAAAGATTACAAAGGATTTGTCACCTGGACAGGGGAAAGAAAGAACTTCGAAGAGAAATCCGAAGATAAAGAAGTGGGAATACTTGCAACGGAAAATGAAGACGTTCGAAGTCTTAGATCCTTAGTCATCTTTGGACTAAAGGGTATGGCGGCCTACGGAGAGCACGCCCTGAACCTGAATATGCATAAAACGGAAATTTCCGAGTTTATGGAACGAGCTCTGGTTTCAACGGAAGATGACACGCTTACCGCCGATGACCTGGTAGCCTTGGTATTGGAAACCGGTAAATACGGGGTGGACGTAATGGCCCTTCTCGATGAAGCCCATACTTCCAATTACGGAAATCCGGAAATTACAGAAGTGGAAATCGGTGTTCGAAATAATCCCGGAATTCTAGTCAGCGGACATGATTTAAAAGACTTTGAGGAACTGCTGGAACAAACCGCAGGAACCGGTGTGGATGTATACACTCACTC from Isachenkonia alkalipeptolytica includes these protein-coding regions:
- a CDS encoding flagellar basal body-associated FliL family protein; protein product: MEKENLKFLKKWLKHEYAPMVVAGAAILGVLVAVYLFFAHEGGPEASVEGQTHGSAYSENIKISSSGPAGRGRVKMSYYLRSEEAFEEAMATKEYVIRDLTIETLLSWDEESLSTREGMENFKEELLNLIYAETGIPVDGIYFHEFILN